The Urbifossiella limnaea genome has a window encoding:
- a CDS encoding lipopolysaccharide kinase InaA family protein, with the protein MPPSVLEAPARAAGWVEVHPDFADRLEAATATELLELPGEVVSGHPDRHVVRVELPGWERPLYLKRQHRVTWKERFRQWRAGFGWRSRCGREAELLKQLAAAGLPAPRWVAHGEDGRGRAFLLVEELSDAVELRQALHPDAGGLGRAVAALHDAGFDTPDLTAKHVFIGEEVTLIDWQSAHRGPAVAVGARLRAIAALHASLADYLATPRERLRFLRAYSRAANLPIDARAVERLATTARQRRSIRDQRQPVVTAVGQRLVWLAGEAVCAVPAVAETWPRPAVCAPFYGDDAGIRRVTLPDGRPAELVTGTSFSPAARFRAWLRGRPWRSPGATLGRVLFHLERYGLPAPRLLAFGQRLTGPASADWFALYEPPAGQPLADWLATSPSAERREAVTRQCERLTTQLRDASCEPAGPVFWVDADGRVTVGGVRHVRIVRG; encoded by the coding sequence GTGCCGCCTAGCGTGCTCGAAGCCCCGGCCCGCGCCGCCGGCTGGGTCGAGGTGCATCCCGACTTCGCCGACCGGCTCGAAGCTGCCACCGCGACCGAGCTGCTGGAGTTGCCCGGCGAGGTGGTGAGCGGCCACCCGGACCGGCACGTCGTGCGCGTCGAGCTGCCGGGCTGGGAGCGGCCGCTGTACCTGAAGCGGCAGCACCGCGTGACGTGGAAGGAACGCTTCCGGCAGTGGCGGGCCGGCTTCGGCTGGCGGTCGCGCTGCGGGCGGGAGGCGGAGCTGCTGAAGCAACTCGCGGCCGCGGGTCTGCCGGCGCCGCGCTGGGTGGCCCACGGCGAGGACGGCCGCGGGCGGGCGTTTCTCCTTGTCGAAGAATTGAGCGACGCGGTCGAGCTGCGGCAGGCACTTCACCCAGATGCAGGCGGGCTCGGCCGCGCGGTCGCCGCCCTCCACGACGCGGGGTTCGACACCCCTGACCTGACGGCGAAGCACGTGTTCATCGGTGAGGAAGTCACCCTGATCGACTGGCAATCTGCCCACCGCGGGCCGGCTGTAGCTGTTGGGGCTCGGCTGCGAGCGATTGCGGCACTGCACGCCTCGCTCGCCGATTATCTGGCGACACCACGGGAGCGCCTTCGGTTCCTGCGGGCGTACTCCCGAGCGGCCAATCTGCCGATCGACGCCCGCGCCGTCGAACGACTCGCCACTACTGCCCGGCAGCGCCGCTCGATCCGCGACCAACGACAACCCGTTGTCACCGCCGTTGGCCAGCGGCTCGTCTGGCTCGCGGGTGAGGCGGTGTGCGCCGTCCCCGCCGTCGCCGAGACGTGGCCCCGCCCCGCAGTGTGTGCCCCGTTCTACGGCGACGACGCGGGCATTCGGCGTGTCACGCTCCCGGACGGCCGCCCCGCCGAACTCGTCACCGGAACGTCGTTTTCGCCGGCGGCCCGCTTTCGGGCTTGGCTGCGCGGAAGGCCCTGGCGATCGCCGGGTGCGACCCTCGGCCGCGTCCTGTTCCACCTGGAGCGGTACGGGCTGCCCGCGCCGCGGCTCCTCGCCTTCGGCCAGCGCCTCACCGGCCCCGCGTCCGCCGACTGGTTCGCGCTGTACGAGCCGCCAGCCGGTCAACCGCTCGCCGACTGGCTCGCCACGAGCCCGAGCGCCGAGCGCCGTGAAGCCGTAACCCGGCAGTGCGAGCGGCTGACGACCCAACT